One genomic window of Solanum stenotomum isolate F172 chromosome 9, ASM1918654v1, whole genome shotgun sequence includes the following:
- the LOC125876952 gene encoding uncharacterized protein LOC125876952, translating into MSAFKNTFCFKDLSLIFIFISIFFITLNYHSSILHQLTSFSSAFATATTTITNISSTTTTVNHLVFSIASSSKTFSKRKEFIRLWHKPNFTKTYVFLDHPLSENYKSPKNSDLPSILIYENMSRFPYTHRAGARYALGLTYMIKQVVARNDSNVRWYIFGDDDTIFFVDNLVKMLEKYDHNEWYYIGSNSESYVQNNYFSFDMAFGGGGYAISRPLAMVLARVLDSCLMRYPSLYGSDARIFSCLAELGVSLTHEPGFHQDDLWGNLFGLLSSHPLSPLLSLHHIEDVQSMFPNMTKIQALQHFFKAANVDPARISQQTICYDRKNSLSIAVAWGYAIQVYEGNIKVPELITVLRSFDSWDKDKKKPYFMFKTKVESRGPCKKMVAFLDSVDSNGDKVWSNYTRHRVVGKTCTKDGNKVIKNLEEIRVHSRKLDTNTRQVRAPRRQCCDISLSSKKSMDIQIRPCGIDELITMSP; encoded by the exons ATGTCAGCTTTCAAAAACACATTTTGCTTCAAAGACCTTTccttgatatttatttttatctcaatttttttcattactctCAATTACCATTCTTCCATCCTCCACCAATTAACCTCTTTCTCCTCCGCCTTCGCCACCGCCACCACCACTATCACAAATATATCTTCGACCACCACCACCGTCAACCACCTTGTGTTCTCAATTGCTTCTTCCTCTAAAACCTTTTCGAAACGCAAAGAATTCATCCGTTTATGGCACAAACCTAATTTTACAAAAACTTACGTCTTTCTAGACCATCCTTTGTCAGAAAATTATAAATCTCCGAAAAATTCTGATCTACCATCGATTCTTATTTATGAAAACATGTCTCGCTTCCCATATACACATCGTGCGGGTGCACGTTATGCCCTTGGCCTAACGTACATGATTAAACAAGTGGTCGCGCGTAACGATTCTAACGTGCGATGGTACATTTTTGGAGACGATGATACGATTTTTTTTGTGGATAATTTAGTGAAGATGTTGGAAAAATATGATCATAATGAATGGTATTATATAGGGTCTAATTCAGAGAGTTacgttcaaaataattatttttcttttgatatggCATTTGGTGGTGGTGGATATGCAATAAGTCGACCTTTGGCTATGGTTTTAGCTAGGGTTTTGGATTCTTGTTTGATGAGATATCCAAGTCTCTATGGAAGTGATGCTAGGATTTTCTCTTGTTTGGCTGAGCTTGGAGTGAGTTTAACACATGAACCTGGTTTTCATCAA GATGATTTATGGGGAAATTTATTTGGATTGCTTTCATCACATCCATTATCACCATTACTATCACTTCATCATATAGAAGATGTACAATCAATGTTCCCTAACATGACCAAAATTCAAGCTCTACAGCATTTCTTCAAAGCTGCTAATGTTGATCCTGCAAGAATATCACAGCAAACTATTTGTTACGATCGAAAAAATTCATTATCTATCGCAGTGGCATGGGGTTACGCGATACAAGTATACGAGGGCAACATTAAAGTCCCTGAGCTTATAACAGTTTTAAGATCGTTTGATTCGTGGGATAAAGATAAGAAAAAACCATATTTTATGTTTAAGACAAAGGTGGAATCTAGGGGACCTTGCAAGAAAATGGTTGCATTTTTGGATAGTGTTGATTCAAATGGAGATAAAGTTTGGAGTAATTATACAAGGCATAGAGTTGTGGGAAAAACTTGCACAAAAGATGGCAATAAAGTAATCAAGAATTTGGAAGAGATTAGAGTCCACTCTAGGAAGTTGGATACTAATACTAGACAG GTTAGGGCGCCACGTCGTCAGTGTTGTGACATATCATTATCGTCCAAGAAATCTATGGATATTCAAATCAGACCATGTGGGATTGATGAGTTAATTACAATGTCTCcctaa